From Proteiniborus sp. MB09-C3, the proteins below share one genomic window:
- a CDS encoding ATP-binding protein, whose protein sequence is MGSFKTKARAVELLGRKQIRDGVTALGELMKNSYDADAEWIRTEFVTKVDNPYIIICDEGDGMDKDIINNNWLVLGTDSKKSRSNSRTRKNRTLMGEKGIGRLAAARLGEQMLMLTRTSNSEWNMVYINWNIFENPKLYIEEITIPSIFEISFEYLKSNFSSIIENFKKEQSNNLKLQGWKLESENLKSGRDRQIFDLYNRIENQIHNFDVSYNHLLTLCSIIENGKKQGTIILIQDIIEDWDRYLNPNIPQKDREQDFVANKNYVRFASFVSNFSNADNPFNVEIVYNKKPLVFNSDYTEEDYNIYDLKIEGKVRNGKFYGNIMARNADSKILEDCNNELTKGIEVTAGIQDWKKYDCGPYKLKMCHVELSSSNSGLTDEEYSMITQKMQIAGGLSVFRDNVRILPYGEPENDFLNLEARRSKHAGNYLFSHRNMFGKIDINSADNPNLEDKSSREGLIENEYFYYFTKTLENLLINISLDYLSNARKDSKGLRNTYIENNTKAMQDKIKEQETIKQERQLAKEHLISLETKLKEYPLKLKFLEDEIYKYIEEWKFKAEVAQVNDGYEKLSKQLEEFRKLTASKKNDIDNLQHTYIISLSQRFKDSYDDKLTSRVLTYNKELADTIKNLTSKLGMASHEIEQVFLKLIHDWNDIASDNLLDNPIDFINIILEKIKDIDNSINSTIKELNSDIDIKRQHILSEIEPISNIFEKVNKVSHELKSYLNNSELSLLINQTNTSKNELISLISLPPHEIRSHATRIIHSIDEVEKKNYDLLLYTRLKIENEFNGLLTEIQPLLSFLGNTAGNDSLDYLLGSLKLENAQLQTELELINDLANLGLASEVVNHEFNQLFTNVNDSIKHLKRLNMSQGALYWLKQIEVGFRAISDRQSQLSPMYRSYNLPKRPIKLNYMLADLKNFFASTLERYKIDLIIDVDEEIELVLSQSKIYPVLSNLIHNSIYWVIDRDAKQILFHYNELESTLYIEDSGIGISKSTGEKIFSPFFTKKPGGRGLGLTIAKKVLESQNHKIDIVYDSPEKRLSGACFKIVFNLD, encoded by the coding sequence TTGGGAAGCTTTAAGACTAAAGCCCGTGCTGTAGAATTATTGGGTAGAAAACAGATTAGAGATGGGGTAACTGCATTAGGTGAACTAATGAAAAATTCTTATGATGCAGATGCAGAATGGATAAGAACAGAATTTGTTACAAAAGTAGACAATCCATATATTATTATTTGTGATGAAGGAGATGGAATGGATAAAGACATTATTAATAATAATTGGCTTGTCCTTGGTACTGATTCAAAAAAATCTAGAAGTAATAGCAGAACAAGAAAAAACCGCACTTTAATGGGTGAAAAAGGTATTGGTAGATTAGCTGCAGCTAGATTAGGTGAGCAAATGTTAATGCTTACACGTACTTCTAATTCTGAGTGGAATATGGTTTACATTAATTGGAATATATTTGAAAATCCTAAGTTATATATAGAAGAAATTACTATCCCTTCTATTTTTGAAATAAGCTTTGAATATTTAAAAAGCAATTTTTCATCAATAATTGAGAATTTCAAGAAAGAGCAAAGTAATAACCTTAAGTTACAAGGATGGAAACTTGAAAGTGAAAATTTAAAATCTGGAAGAGATCGTCAGATTTTTGACTTGTATAATAGAATTGAAAACCAAATACATAACTTTGATGTATCTTATAATCATCTTTTGACTTTGTGCTCAATAATAGAAAATGGTAAAAAGCAAGGCACAATTATTTTAATACAGGATATTATTGAAGATTGGGATAGATATCTTAATCCTAATATTCCACAAAAAGACCGGGAACAAGATTTTGTTGCAAACAAAAATTATGTTAGATTTGCTTCCTTTGTTTCAAACTTTAGTAATGCCGATAATCCTTTTAATGTTGAAATAGTATACAACAAGAAACCTTTAGTTTTTAACTCTGACTATACTGAAGAAGATTACAATATTTATGACTTGAAAATAGAAGGCAAAGTTAGAAATGGCAAATTTTACGGTAATATAATGGCGAGGAATGCTGATAGTAAAATATTAGAAGATTGTAACAATGAACTCACCAAAGGAATAGAAGTTACTGCAGGTATTCAAGACTGGAAAAAATATGATTGCGGACCATATAAACTTAAAATGTGTCATGTAGAACTATCTTCTAGTAATAGTGGACTGACGGATGAAGAATATTCAATGATAACTCAAAAAATGCAAATAGCTGGCGGACTTAGCGTGTTTAGGGATAATGTAAGAATTCTTCCTTATGGAGAACCAGAAAATGATTTTCTCAATTTAGAAGCAAGAAGAAGCAAGCATGCTGGTAATTATCTTTTTAGTCATAGAAATATGTTTGGTAAGATTGATATTAACTCCGCTGATAATCCTAATCTAGAAGATAAGTCAAGTAGAGAAGGCTTGATAGAAAATGAATATTTTTATTACTTTACTAAAACATTAGAAAACCTATTAATAAATATATCATTAGATTATCTTTCAAATGCTAGAAAAGACTCTAAAGGTTTAAGAAATACCTATATAGAAAATAATACAAAAGCAATGCAAGATAAAATAAAAGAACAGGAAACTATTAAACAAGAAAGACAACTAGCTAAAGAACACTTAATAAGTTTGGAGACTAAATTAAAAGAGTATCCGTTAAAATTAAAATTTCTTGAAGATGAAATTTATAAATATATTGAAGAGTGGAAATTCAAAGCAGAAGTTGCACAAGTAAATGATGGATATGAAAAGCTTTCCAAACAACTTGAAGAGTTCAGAAAACTAACAGCTAGTAAGAAAAATGATATTGATAATCTCCAACATACATATATAATTTCATTGTCCCAAAGATTTAAAGATTCTTATGATGATAAATTAACTAGTAGAGTATTAACTTATAACAAAGAACTTGCTGATACTATTAAAAACCTAACTAGTAAATTAGGGATGGCTTCCCATGAAATTGAACAAGTATTTTTAAAATTAATACATGATTGGAATGATATAGCTTCAGACAATCTTTTGGATAATCCAATAGATTTCATAAATATTATACTAGAGAAAATTAAGGATATAGATAATTCTATTAACAGTACAATAAAAGAACTTAATTCAGACATTGACATAAAAAGGCAGCATATTCTTTCAGAGATAGAGCCTATTAGTAATATCTTCGAAAAAGTAAATAAGGTCAGTCATGAATTGAAAAGTTATCTAAATAATAGTGAATTAAGCTTATTAATCAATCAAACTAATACTTCAAAAAATGAACTGATTAGTCTCATTAGCTTACCTCCTCATGAAATCAGGAGCCATGCAACACGCATTATACATAGCATAGATGAAGTAGAAAAAAAAAATTACGATTTATTGCTATATACTAGGCTAAAAATAGAAAATGAATTTAATGGATTACTTACGGAAATTCAGCCTTTACTATCTTTTTTAGGTAATACAGCTGGAAATGATTCACTTGATTATTTGCTCGGATCTCTAAAGCTGGAAAATGCACAGTTACAAACAGAACTTGAGTTAATAAACGACTTAGCAAACCTTGGACTAGCATCTGAAGTAGTAAATCATGAATTTAATCAATTATTTACTAACGTTAATGATTCAATTAAGCATCTAAAACGTTTAAATATGTCACAAGGAGCTTTATACTGGCTTAAACAAATTGAGGTAGGATTTAGGGCTATTTCAGATAGACAAAGTCAGCTATCGCCCATGTATAGAAGTTATAACCTACCAAAGCGACCGATAAAATTAAATTATATGTTGGCAGATTTAAAGAACTTTTTTGCATCAACTCTTGAAAGATACAAAATTGATCTAATAATTGATGTTGATGAAGAAATAGAGCTAGTACTATCTCAATCAAAGATTTACCCCGTTTTATCAAACCTAATTCATAATTCTATTTATTGGGTTATAGATAGAGATGCTAAACAAATACTTTTTCACTATAATGAACTTGAAAGCACACTCTATATCGAAGATTCTGGCATAGGAATAAGTAAAAGTACTGGTGAAAAAATCTTTAGTCCTTTTTTTACCAAGAAACCTGGTGGTAGGGGTCTTGGTTTAACTATAGCAAAAAAAGTACTTGAATCACAAAACCATAAAATAGACATTGTTTATGATTCCCCTGAAAAAAGGTTAAGTGGAGCATGTTTTAAAATAGTATTTAATTTAGATTAA
- a CDS encoding response regulator receiver domain, with the protein MSTVVKSLSNKQAERKIKDFLSKVLYIDDEFSLSLVNKENQSNPSEDVNSNDEESYYAALSEACQTQQHTSAAIDVYTPISEIHESMEDTSYVDESNLELLLENLQQNYKNIIIFPYKYNSHTKTKDLVEHIQCSNFTIIDWQLKPGLTAVNVLKDVICTEDQMRLIVVYTQNFNEAENDFKDNFDDMIFYDGKTESNKNYKYTIHNSSLIMLCSKVSTDSFDIEEIIDTFASLLVEQYGYFPVVFFDTILELNKKTGKLLKKFSQPFETLLILQSQSQGYNYNDLPKELTSLITNHINEEIVVNENIINAIYSSINNNIHKLQELDKSTLDKKIKEVIALLEKKHKKEKEYKHNLEALSQIDVSLFKECINIIDLSPAKWEESLNLIVTKISDDFITKRIMIYINKLELLNKIDSPDKESIIKELIDNTDKVIKNEYVKWLKEVLPILFTMLSNDNITNSISQLIGTLKLTSYENNDLTNLSDLIIFKDNNKIILEETKVNLKNFFHSGDIIIDCNEINMKNDTYLLCITPPCDVFRPERVDFKLNFIKGKVHSDIPERKHLRENQHVTIIPDHRTKKLVPIVWNFYDIQIFDLKCKEEINRLITCKRPYRLNNNYIRQIIGKYIAFYSRVGVDEIFIKNSQSYGNIFIG; encoded by the coding sequence ATGAGTACTGTTGTTAAGTCTTTATCTAATAAACAAGCTGAAAGAAAAATAAAAGATTTTTTAAGCAAAGTACTTTACATTGATGATGAATTTTCGCTATCATTAGTTAATAAAGAGAATCAATCTAATCCGAGTGAAGATGTTAATTCCAACGATGAAGAAAGTTATTATGCTGCTTTAAGTGAAGCTTGTCAAACTCAACAACATACTTCTGCAGCAATTGATGTATATACTCCTATTAGTGAAATACACGAATCTATGGAAGATACTAGTTATGTAGATGAATCGAATTTAGAATTATTATTAGAGAATTTACAACAAAATTATAAAAATATAATAATTTTTCCCTATAAATATAATAGTCATACAAAAACAAAAGATCTAGTTGAACACATTCAATGCTCTAATTTCACTATCATTGATTGGCAACTGAAACCAGGGTTAACAGCAGTAAATGTCTTAAAAGATGTTATTTGTACTGAAGATCAGATGAGACTTATTGTGGTATATACTCAAAATTTTAATGAAGCTGAAAATGATTTTAAAGATAACTTTGATGATATGATTTTTTATGATGGAAAAACAGAATCTAATAAAAATTATAAGTATACAATCCATAATTCTTCACTTATTATGCTATGTTCAAAAGTATCTACTGATTCTTTTGATATTGAAGAAATAATTGATACATTTGCTTCGCTACTAGTAGAACAATACGGATATTTTCCTGTTGTATTTTTTGATACCATATTAGAACTTAATAAAAAAACTGGTAAGCTTCTTAAAAAGTTTTCTCAGCCTTTTGAAACATTACTAATTTTACAAAGTCAGTCACAAGGATATAATTACAATGATTTGCCAAAGGAATTAACATCACTAATAACTAATCATATTAATGAAGAAATTGTTGTTAATGAAAATATTATCAACGCAATTTATAGTTCTATTAACAACAATATACATAAACTACAAGAGTTAGATAAATCAACTCTAGATAAAAAGATAAAAGAAGTAATTGCATTGTTAGAAAAAAAACACAAAAAAGAAAAAGAGTATAAACATAATCTTGAAGCATTGTCACAGATTGATGTAAGTTTATTTAAAGAATGCATTAATATTATTGATTTATCTCCAGCTAAGTGGGAAGAATCTTTAAATTTAATAGTAACTAAAATCTCTGATGACTTTATTACAAAACGGATTATGATATACATAAATAAACTGGAATTATTAAATAAAATAGATTCTCCAGATAAAGAATCTATTATTAAAGAATTAATTGATAATACAGATAAAGTCATAAAAAATGAATATGTCAAATGGCTCAAGGAAGTCTTACCTATTTTATTTACTATGTTATCTAATGATAATATTACTAATTCTATAAGCCAGCTAATTGGTACCCTTAAGCTTACTAGCTACGAAAATAATGACTTAACTAATTTATCTGATCTTATTATTTTTAAAGATAATAATAAAATTATCCTCGAAGAAACTAAAGTAAATCTTAAAAATTTTTTTCATAGTGGTGATATTATTATAGATTGTAATGAAATCAATATGAAAAATGACACTTATTTACTGTGTATAACTCCTCCTTGCGATGTTTTTAGGCCAGAAAGAGTTGACTTTAAATTGAATTTTATAAAAGGAAAAGTGCATTCAGATATACCTGAACGTAAGCATTTAAGAGAGAATCAGCATGTTACTATAATACCTGATCATAGAACGAAAAAATTAGTACCAATTGTTTGGAACTTTTATGATATCCAAATATTTGATTTAAAGTGTAAGGAAGAAATAAATAGATTGATAACCTGTAAAAGACCTTATAGATTAAATAATAATTATATACGACAGATTATTGGTAAATATATAGCTTTCTATTCGCGTGTTGGTGTTGATGAGATATTTATTAAGAATTCACAAAGCTATGGTAATATATTCATAGGATAG
- a CDS encoding DNA cytosine methyltransferase, with amino-acid sequence MKKKPRVAIDLFSGAGGLSCGLIDSGIEVKTAVEIWNIAASTYRKNLKGSVIEKDIKNVKGKEILNNIGLRKGQLFLLAGCPPCQGFSSQQRNKKGEKDERNLLVFEFARLVYELRPLFILMENVPGMKKESKIFKKVVKELREYGYEIIYDTLNAADYGVPQIRKRLVLHGVRLDIYKKMIKKKIELEFPEKTHTSSKNLVNNDKLESWKTVRQTISDLPKLDAGSINDNIPNHFSAGLSKINLERIKWIRNHGGSRNSLPEELQLNCHKKKAVGYGDVYGIMDWDKPAPTLTGGCLSYSKGRFGHPEQDRAISAREAARLQCFDDKFVFEGNKTEISLQIGNAVPVNLAKASGDYFIRLGEELRII; translated from the coding sequence GTGAAGAAAAAGCCAAGAGTAGCTATTGATTTATTTTCTGGCGCTGGAGGTTTGTCATGTGGTTTGATTGATTCTGGCATTGAGGTTAAAACTGCAGTTGAGATTTGGAACATAGCTGCAAGTACATATAGAAAAAACCTAAAAGGTTCTGTTATAGAAAAAGATATAAAAAATGTTAAAGGGAAAGAAATATTGAATAACATAGGATTGAGAAAAGGACAACTATTTTTATTAGCGGGATGTCCACCTTGCCAAGGATTTTCATCACAACAGAGAAATAAAAAAGGTGAAAAAGATGAGAGAAATCTTTTAGTTTTTGAATTTGCAAGATTGGTATACGAACTGAGGCCACTATTTATTTTAATGGAGAACGTACCAGGAATGAAAAAGGAGAGCAAAATCTTCAAAAAGGTAGTTAAAGAATTAAGGGAATATGGTTATGAAATAATATATGATACATTAAATGCTGCTGATTATGGAGTGCCTCAAATAAGAAAAAGACTAGTTTTGCATGGGGTAAGACTTGATATATATAAGAAAATGATAAAGAAAAAAATCGAACTCGAATTTCCTGAAAAGACCCATACCTCAAGTAAAAATCTAGTCAATAATGATAAGTTAGAATCTTGGAAGACTGTAAGACAGACAATATCTGACTTGCCTAAATTAGATGCAGGTAGTATAAATGATAATATCCCGAATCATTTTAGTGCTGGATTAAGCAAAATAAATCTAGAGAGGATTAAATGGATAAGAAATCACGGGGGTAGTAGAAATTCTTTGCCAGAAGAACTTCAACTTAATTGTCATAAGAAAAAAGCTGTAGGATATGGAGATGTATATGGAATAATGGACTGGGATAAGCCAGCACCTACTCTTACTGGAGGATGTTTATCCTATTCAAAAGGAAGATTTGGTCATCCCGAACAAGATAGAGCTATTTCTGCTCGTGAAGCAGCCAGATTACAATGCTTTGATGATAAGTTTGTTTTTGAAGGAAATAAGACTGAAATATCCTTACAGATTGGTAATGCAGTACCAGTAAACTTAGCGAAAGCTAGCGGTGACTATTTCATAAGATTAGGTGAGGAACTTCGTATAATTTAA
- the istB gene encoding IS21-like element helper ATPase IstB — MRNKETLRKLAEMHLSGMVELYEEQTRNSDFEDISFDQRFNLLVDYEYSRRQSNKLKRLIKQATFNDQTASIEDIEYHPDRHLDKQLILELGTCNYVRENHNIILMGASGNGKTWISNAFGVQACRQFFKVKYIRLPELIDELTAAKYAANESYRKIVSKYKKIELLIRDEWLLTALSQEEAIHVFEIIEARLKNTSTIFCSQYAPEGWHSKIENVQIADAILDRIVHDSYQILIDGEVSMRERHGINYQRTNQF, encoded by the coding sequence ATGAGGAATAAAGAAACTTTACGTAAATTAGCCGAAATGCACTTAAGTGGTATGGTTGAACTTTATGAAGAACAAACAAGAAATTCAGATTTTGAAGATATATCATTTGATCAACGCTTTAATCTGCTTGTCGATTATGAATATTCTCGTCGTCAATCTAATAAGTTAAAGAGATTGATCAAACAAGCCACATTTAATGATCAAACAGCTTCTATTGAGGATATTGAATATCATCCTGATCGCCATTTAGATAAACAGTTAATTCTTGAACTAGGAACATGTAATTATGTACGTGAAAATCATAATATTATTTTGATGGGAGCATCAGGTAACGGTAAAACATGGATTTCAAATGCATTTGGTGTACAAGCATGTCGTCAGTTTTTTAAGGTTAAATACATTAGATTACCAGAGCTAATTGATGAGTTAACAGCAGCTAAATATGCCGCAAATGAAAGTTACCGCAAGATTGTTTCTAAATACAAGAAGATAGAGTTATTAATTCGTGATGAATGGTTGCTTACAGCATTATCTCAAGAAGAAGCTATACATGTATTCGAAATCATTGAAGCTAGATTAAAGAATACATCAACAATATTTTGTTCCCAGTACGCTCCAGAAGGCTGGCATTCAAAGATTGAGAATGTCCAGATAGCCGATGCAATACTTGACCGTATTGTACATGATTCTTATCAGATACTCATAGATGGGGAAGTCTCTATGCGAGAGAGACATGGTATTAACTATCAAAGAACAAACCAATTTTAA
- the istA gene encoding IS21 family transposase, which yields MMQYRRILELHFKETTQRTISSSVSHSRQTVSDVIKKAKQLGLVELTDDMTNQWLEGFLFPGKQAIAKGYFPIDWEEVHRELQKKNITLKLLHREYSQIARDSNKIPYAYRTFCRHYGVYAKKYKLTMPTRHKPGEIMEVDWAGDTLSIKDRSTGEKPTVYVFVATLPHSQLFYAEGFFNMTSQSWLIAHIHAFEYFNGVAEVLVPDNLKTGVNKAVRGESILNEAYRELANYYGATIVPARVKSPKDKPSVEGSVGYISRQIIASLRYYQCFSLVDLNTKILEEVDKLNDEPFQKRDGSRRSVFSEEEKTKLILLRYPRYQLSKWRTAKVQLNYHIQVNRMYYYVPYEYVQSQVDVRITKDLIEVYFKDMRIASHKILLGEIGQYSTFNQSQSYA from the coding sequence ATGATGCAATATCGTAGAATACTTGAGTTGCATTTCAAGGAAACAACCCAAAGGACCATTAGTTCCAGCGTCAGTCATTCAAGACAAACTGTATCAGATGTAATTAAAAAGGCTAAGCAATTAGGCTTAGTTGAATTGACTGATGATATGACCAATCAATGGTTGGAAGGGTTTTTGTTTCCTGGAAAACAAGCTATAGCAAAAGGATATTTCCCTATAGATTGGGAGGAGGTACATCGTGAACTACAAAAGAAAAATATAACATTAAAATTACTTCATCGTGAATATTCTCAAATTGCTAGAGATAGTAACAAGATCCCTTATGCCTATAGGACATTTTGTAGGCATTATGGAGTATACGCAAAGAAGTATAAGTTAACCATGCCCACTAGGCACAAACCAGGTGAAATTATGGAAGTTGACTGGGCAGGAGATACCTTGTCTATTAAAGATCGAAGTACAGGTGAGAAACCAACTGTCTATGTGTTTGTAGCAACATTACCGCATAGTCAATTATTTTATGCTGAAGGATTTTTTAATATGACATCACAAAGCTGGTTGATTGCTCATATTCATGCATTTGAATATTTCAATGGAGTAGCTGAGGTTTTAGTTCCTGATAACTTAAAGACAGGTGTGAATAAGGCTGTCAGAGGAGAATCTATTTTGAATGAAGCTTATCGTGAGCTAGCTAATTATTATGGAGCAACGATTGTCCCAGCACGGGTAAAATCACCTAAAGATAAGCCAAGCGTTGAAGGTAGCGTTGGATATATTTCCAGACAAATCATAGCTTCATTGAGATATTATCAATGTTTTAGTCTCGTTGATTTAAATACAAAAATCCTAGAAGAAGTAGATAAATTAAATGACGAACCTTTCCAAAAAAGAGATGGTTCAAGAAGAAGTGTGTTTAGCGAAGAGGAAAAAACTAAACTTATCCTCCTTCGTTACCCACGTTACCAGCTATCGAAATGGAGAACTGCAAAGGTTCAATTAAACTACCATATCCAAGTGAACCGCATGTATTATTACGTTCCTTATGAGTATGTCCAAAGTCAAGTTGATGTTAGAATTACTAAGGACTTAATTGAAGTATACTTCAAAGATATGAGAATTGCATCACATAAAATACTTTTAGGAGAAATTGGTCAATATTCAACATTCAACCAATCCCAATCATATGCCTGA
- a CDS encoding ATP-binding protein: protein MTNRNIGRVISISSKWFIAELYAEIGNYINTVDGIRFVGEIGSYVSIEEIERKVIAEIISIDEKNIINSEKMSKPNSHRLINLNLIGEISSKKFTFGVSKMPLIFSEVSIITEKDLRTMLEIGNQERVIDDYNNTRLVSLSIGKSVVFPDYDVKINIDRFFGFHFSVFGNTGAGKSNTIARIIQNVFKKEKHSAIGAKFIIIDSNGEYESSICQLNKHNPDIDIRCLTADLNLEDKNHLELPVWALSADDWAVLLHASEKTQIPIIKRAIDIARIFYDPTNSDNSLKNHILSSTIIGILNSSDSSPSKSDKIKAIVTTFGTGEINLDFSISTSTGSKNIRKLLNVNYGQFTDIESLQVYCEQFIIEDVNERLAKSHNIVYDINQFYQAIIFAVLYEGSISSQRIQEYTATLTTRLQALIDSEQGKILSKTKYTNLDDYVLDILGNNQVVNIDISSLDDSSGEVVVKVITKLFFDYLKKMNKKAEMPINLVIEEAHRFVKNDSHSGALSYNIFERVAKEGRKYGLLLGISSQRPSELSKTVVSQCSNFIIHRVQNPDDISYISRMVPYISEGIINRLTYLQTGDALVFGTAINLPTLTRFNEANPPTDGQNAKISEKWYIAKTS, encoded by the coding sequence ATGACTAATAGAAATATTGGACGTGTTATTTCTATTAGTAGTAAATGGTTTATTGCTGAGCTGTATGCTGAAATTGGAAATTACATAAATACTGTAGACGGTATTCGATTTGTTGGTGAAATTGGCTCCTATGTTTCTATTGAAGAAATAGAAAGAAAAGTAATTGCTGAGATAATATCAATTGATGAGAAGAATATTATCAATTCTGAAAAGATGAGTAAACCAAATAGCCATAGGTTAATAAATTTAAACTTGATTGGTGAAATATCTTCTAAAAAATTTACTTTTGGTGTTTCAAAAATGCCATTAATATTCTCAGAAGTTAGTATAATTACTGAAAAAGATTTAAGAACAATGCTAGAAATTGGGAACCAAGAGAGGGTTATTGATGATTATAATAATACCCGTTTAGTATCATTATCTATTGGAAAATCAGTTGTTTTTCCAGATTATGACGTCAAAATAAATATTGATAGATTTTTTGGATTTCATTTTTCTGTTTTTGGAAATACGGGTGCAGGAAAATCGAATACTATAGCACGTATAATACAAAACGTTTTTAAGAAGGAAAAACATTCTGCTATTGGAGCGAAGTTTATTATTATTGACTCTAATGGTGAGTACGAATCATCAATATGTCAGTTAAATAAACACAACCCTGATATTGATATAAGATGTTTGACTGCAGATTTGAACTTAGAAGATAAAAATCATCTAGAATTACCTGTGTGGGCATTAAGTGCAGATGATTGGGCTGTACTATTGCATGCTTCTGAAAAAACACAAATCCCAATTATTAAAAGAGCGATTGATATTGCTAGAATATTTTATGATCCAACTAATAGTGATAATTCATTAAAAAATCATATTTTATCTTCAACAATTATAGGAATACTTAATAGCTCAGACTCATCCCCGTCAAAAAGCGACAAGATTAAGGCTATAGTAACTACATTTGGAACTGGAGAGATTAATCTTGATTTCTCTATTAGTACAAGTACAGGAAGCAAAAATATAAGAAAGCTGTTGAATGTGAACTATGGACAATTTACTGATATAGAAAGCTTACAAGTTTATTGCGAACAATTTATCATCGAAGATGTTAATGAACGTTTAGCAAAGTCTCATAATATTGTTTATGATATTAACCAATTTTATCAAGCAATTATTTTTGCTGTTCTTTATGAAGGGAGTATCAGTTCTCAAAGAATACAAGAATACACAGCAACCTTAACAACTAGATTACAGGCTTTAATTGATAGTGAGCAGGGAAAAATACTATCAAAAACGAAGTATACTAATTTAGATGATTATGTATTAGATATTTTAGGGAACAATCAGGTTGTAAATATTGATATTAGCAGTTTGGATGATTCTTCAGGTGAAGTTGTAGTAAAAGTTATTACAAAGCTATTTTTTGATTATTTAAAAAAAATGAATAAGAAGGCAGAGATGCCGATTAACCTAGTGATTGAGGAGGCACATCGCTTTGTCAAGAATGATTCTCATTCTGGAGCTTTGAGCTACAATATTTTCGAACGGGTTGCAAAAGAGGGGAGGAAATATGGTTTGCTTCTAGGAATTTCATCTCAAAGACCCAGTGAATTATCTAAAACTGTGGTTTCTCAGTGTAGTAATTTTATAATTCATAGAGTTCAAAATCCTGATGATATTAGTTATATTTCGAGAATGGTTCCTTATATTAGCGAGGGAATAATAAATAGGCTAACGTATTTACAGACAGGTGATGCTTTAGTTTTTGGTACTGCTATTAATCTACCAACTTTAACTCGTTTTAATGAAGCAAATCCACCTACGGATGGTCAAAATGCAAAAATATCAGAAAAATGGTATATTGCAAAGACTTCTTAA